The Rhodamnia argentea isolate NSW1041297 chromosome 7, ASM2092103v1, whole genome shotgun sequence genome contains the following window.
AATCTGTCTCACATTTGATGAGGATGGAGGGAGAGAAAAGGATGGTCTGGTCAATTTCATTAGGTTATGAGTTGTTATCTTCTGTTTTGTACTACTCAATACCTAATCCATCATCTTTTCCCTGACCATGATCAAAAGTTCTATCCTTCCCCAATATGCAGGGCCAttcatttgtcaatttatttaACTATCAGTATTAGCGTCATGTTATCCACATTGAGAAGATTCGTCTGTGATGCAATTAGAAGGGAAATAACCAAATCGATTCGCTCGCTTCGATCACGGACAGTTGGGGTCTTACAAATTTTGCATACTGCTCTACTCAAACGTGTACCAGACGTAAAAGATTTCACCCTCATTTGCATGATCCATAAATTCTCAACCGAAATGAGATGTACTGCAAGAAACGAACAAGAACTATAATAAGACTAAGCCAAGTGCAGGAGAACTGGTTTTAGATCAAGTTGATTTAACCAACTCGATAAGCCTAGCTCACCAATATAGAAATGTGAGATCCGTTCTACTACTTAGGCCCTTTGACGAAGACCCCACATGTAACTAATGCTTTGATTTGGAGGGCCAATAATTTCACCAAGAAACGACCTACTCCTTTCGCGATTGCTTCGTGACTTCTGGCGCCAGAAAGTCAAAACTATCACTTTAGACCAAGATGCAGCTGCGGAGGCAAATGAAATGggcatttcctttcttttcctagaAGAGTAAATGTGAATTTCAACAGATTTGAATCGACACCGTCTGCTGTTCGAACTTGACCGGCTCGTTCCTAAAGATCCGTGCTTAAATTTGTGGAGCCTGAGGTCGATCGGACTAGTCTACGAACTCATTCGTGCAGGACCAGACTCAACCTCACTAAATTGTCTTATTCACACTCGCAAGCATATCAAAAGGCTTGGAAAACTGTATTTTGTTTGATCGAATCGAGCCTGAGAAAACTTAGTCCTATGAGCTGCAGGGTGGGTTCAACTGTTTCAACTCGACAAAAGTCGAGAGATGCCGAACCGTCGTCCGAAACAAGCACTTGGCGAGTAATCCGGTCGCAGCTTTCTAGCAGGGGGACAGTTGACACTACTCAATATAAAGTAATaacaaaattcaaaacctaCTATTATGAGATTATGCATGGGAAAGGAAGGACAAGATGCGCTCATACAAGTAAGGGACCCATGTATGTTGCCCAGTTCCATATTCAACTTCATCCACATATATATAagcatcatcatcttctctgcTCACTTTTATCAAAACCAGAGACCCGTGGTAACTTCTTTAGCCATGAAGAGGCACTCTAGTTGGAACATTGCGCTCTTCGTCGGAAGCATGATGATGCTTCTTGGTCCTATCGCAACTGTGGCTCAATATGAATCTGCAGTCGGTGATCCTGGAATGAGAAGAGATGGTCTCAGAGTCGCCTTCGAAGCTTGGAATTTCTGCAATGAAGTTGGCATTGAAGCTCCTGGTATGGGGAGTCCAAGAGCAGCTGATTGTTTTGACCTCTCAGGCAGACACAGACACAGGAAGAGTGCAAGATTCCACAAAAGTGAGTCCCTTTTCTCTATTCCGCTCTTGTGTTTCTTTACGGAATTTTGGTTTAACATGTTTCAAGTGCCGATGTATTTTGTCTGCAAATGCAACAAGGTTATTCCATGACAAATGGTTTGTCATCTGCAGATTCACAACAACTTTgccttttttcatcttttgctttCAGTTTCTTTTTCTGCTTCGGAAACAAAGCAGAGCCATTCTGCAACTTTGTTTGAGAAATGTTGATAAACGCCACTACTGAagggaaatttcctttttctctcgcTTTCCTAGAGGACAAGCAACTTGTATTCTCACTTACTTCAGAATACATGAGGTTACCGATTTCACAAGCCAACGTCGAGTGCATCTTAAGCTGAAAGATCCGTGGCCAACCAGCTAATCATTTAACAGAATGAGAAATCAATACAACAACGACCAAACCTTTTTCTTCACTCTAACCGGTTAAATTTAACTCCTCATTCTTGTGGATGCAGACGTCACTCTGAGACACAAGGTCACAGAGGTTGATAACAGACTAGGATTAGGCAGTTCTTTCCCTGGTTTAAGCACAGACGTCCTAAACAATGCAAACCTCTATGCTGCGCATAAGGAGCTTTATCTGGGTTCTCTCTGTGAAGTCCAAGACATCCCGAAACCATGGCACTTTTGGATGATCATGCTAAAAAATGGCAACTTCGACACGAACTCTGGCTTATGTCctcaaaatgggaaaaaagcgGCTCCTTTTAGTCCTGGAAAATTTCCATGCTTTGGAATCGGGTGTATGAACCAACCTATTCTGAACCATCGGCAGACTCAGATTCTAGGAAACGGTACTATGAGAGGAGGTTTCAATGGGACTTACGAACTGGGTGCGGACGTCACGGATGGTATAGATGATATCTCATTCTATGAAGTAATTTGGGAGAAGAAGATCGGTGCGGGGAGTTGGGTATTCCATCACAAGCTCAAGACTTCAAAGAAGTATCCATGGCTGATGCTGTATCTCAGAGCTGATGCAACCAAAGGGTTCTCTGGTGGGTACCATTACGACACCAGAGGGATGCTCAAAACTGTAAGCCTTTTTCGAACTTCGGAGATTTGAACTTACATTTCCCTCTGTTTCATTTTAGCAAATATGCTGTCATAGTTATGGAGGCAGTCGTAATTCAAGGTCTGAGTGACTACTCATttatgagaaagagaaatctaaTGATGCTGAAGGATTAAGTGCTTCTAACTAATCAGGTATGAAGATCAATAGATTGATAAGCAAATAGAACAACTGACCAGACAAAGCATCAGCAATTATGCTTGGAAAAAGGGGCTTCAGTTTTCATATGATCGTACAAAGTGGCTGAGTTGGTTGTTAAATGGAATGGTGTAGCATTGTTCACCTAATATATCTCCCTATCCCCTGTCGTTTGAAAAGGTTGctgtcattttcattttgtcaTGAAGTCTTCCCTATTGAATGTAGACTCTAAAGACTCAGAAACTGTTGATGATTAGGTCTTAGTCTGCTCTGTAGAATTAACAAATATGCTTTCTTCCATATGTTTGTGTGATCATGGAGTGACCTTTTTCAGCTTCCAGAGTCACCAAATTTCAAAGTTAGAATGACATTGGACATCAAAAGAGGTGGAGGCCCCAAGAGCCAGTTCTACCTCATAGACATCGGCAGCTGCTGGAAGAACAATGGCGAACCGTGCAACGGGGACGTGCTCACCGACGTCACAAGGTACAGTGAGATGATCATCAACCCGAAGACCCGTTCCTGGTGCAGCCCCACGAGTTTAGGCAGTTGTCCTCCGTACCACATCACACCAGATAACAAAAGAATTCACAGGAATGACACCGATAATTTCCCCTACTCGGCATATCACTATTACTGTGCACCCGGGAATGCCAAGTTTTTGGAGAGTCCCGCGAGCACGTGCGATCCTTATAGCAATCCCCAGGCACAAGAGCTTGTTCAATTGCTGCCTCACCCTGCGTGGGCCGGATATGGGTATCCAGCCACACAAGGTGATGGTTGGATCGGAGACGGAAGAACTTGGGAGCTCGATGTTGGTGGCCTATCGAGCCGACTCTACTTCTATCAGGTCCGTAGTAATATCCAACAGGCCAGAGAGGATAAAGAACCACATTAGATTCACTTTTGATAGAAGGAAGGTGGTAATGTGATCACTGTTTCATCTCACGGTAGAACAAAGAAGTTAAATAGCATATGATATATCTTTGAATTGCAGGATCCAGATACTACTCATGCTAGAAGAATTTGGACATCTCTTGATGTCGGCACGGAGATTTTCGTCAGCGACAAGGACGAAATGGCAGAGTGGACTCTCAGCGATTTCGATGTTCTTCTCACATCAACTTAATCCGTAGTTCCTATCGGGATTTGGGGGCATGTATGTCGTCTACTACTCCGAGCTTTTATCATTCTTTTAGATGCATGCAGAATAAAAGACCTAGTGTACAAAGGAAAGGCCTCGGCTGTATAcatcaagatatggagtttccACACTGGGAAGCGTGTAAGGACAAGGCTTCCTCAACAGGGTTGATAAGGCTCATGCCCGAGCAGATGCCGGGAAGTAGCCACTTTGTCGATCTGTTTTTTGGGACGAATCGAGAAAGCATCATCTCTAGATCGAGTGATTAACAATTAATTCTCTCCTTTCTGGTCGTGCAAACTTTTTGAAACAATTCTTATGCAGCTCATGCTCTCTTCAAAACAGAGAAAGTAATGTCTATCAGAAATACCCAGCTGAAGCCTGCTCTGATTCCCCCAAGGAAAGATGATGGTTCAATATGCCTCATACATTTTAACTCAAAGTTGCTTTTGCCATCAAACCAATCCAATCTCCTGTCCTGCACCAAAAGAATCTGTTCGACAATAAGAAGTCTTCACAGCAAATAGATTCCATTCGACGCAGTCATGAAATAAtcgattttcttatctaaaaaatcGCGAGAATACAATTGACTCATGCTAAATGTATCATGACAAATGTCCTTGTAGATACAGGGGTTAAAAAGggccaaaaacagaaaacaaattgaaatcgGTAGATGTTCAAATATAGCACAGATGTCTTacgaaagaaaaattccaaGCAAGAGAATCCCTACTAAGGATCACTTGTTGAACtgaaagatgcaattgcatccaTTTCCTGCCGCAAAAGAAGTGCATCAATAAAGGCATCCAATATTCCTCCCTGCAACATGTCATCTATTGCGTGATGTGTGATGCCAACACGATGATCAGTGACTCGTCCTTGGGGAAAGTTGTAAGTACGAATTCTCTCAGATCTATCCCCACTTCCAATCTGTTCAAGGTTATATATCTTTAATCACATTGCAAAGGAAAAGATACCAAACGCCAATGATAAATTAATGTCCATCGCCTGGTTGCTGCATACCTGCTCCGATCGAAGCTTACTACGATCCAAGTGAATTCTGGATCTCTCCAATTCATAAAGTCGTGCACACAGAACCTTAAGTGCTTTCGCTTTATTCTGTCAAAAAAGTGGGAAGAGGAGGGACTAAAGTAACTAGAATGACTAGATGGCTCAATCAAACAAGCTCCAACTTCCTAATCAGGTGATCTAGATCAGGAACATGTTTATTGACCAGAATTCATCACGTACATAAAAGATTCATCAACAGCATTGCTTCCTTCAGCTACCAAATCAGCAGGGGAAAAGAAACAGGAAATTTCAGAGACTGAAAATTAATTCTAATTGAAGAAAGTGCCATAATTTCTGGATGAAGGAACAGAAGGATAAGATTTGCGTGAAAGTTTTCTACAAACAAGTTCAGCAGAATTTACAGTATGTCAGAATCCTTTACCATATGTTGGGATCGTTCATCTTGGATGGACACAACCATGCCAGATGGAATATGAGTTATTCTAACAGCACTGTTGGTGGTATTTGCATGCTGGCCTCCTGAACCACCAGATCGATAAGTGTCAATTCTCAAGTCTTCATTCCTCAATTGCACATCTACCTGCAGAACCCAACACTTATCacgaaaatggaaaaagaaaaaagtaaactcCCAACTACTTAGCTTAGGTCAAGGAAATTGATCCATAAGAAGACAGAAGCCAGTAAGATATCTGAATTTTTTAAGTGCCAAGTGCAACATGGATTCCTGACTGTATAAGTGCCAAGTGCAACATGGATTCCTGACTGTATAAGTGCCAACTGCAATAAAGCAACTTCTTTCAAATCCCAAAGCTACCAAATAGAAGAGAAGGGAAACCAATCCTAGTAACAAAACCTTCATTGCCAAAATGAAAGTAACTAGACCTCATTTGCTTGAGGGAGGATTGCAACGGACACTGCGCTGGTGTGGACACGTCCAGACTTCTCGGTAACAGGAACTCGCTGCCACAAGAAATATGCCTTTAACCCCACATGCCAGCTCTCAGTGCACATGCATGCACACACACACGAATTTAGTCTAGAAACAAAAAAGTAATACCTGGACTCTGTGCACTCCACTCTCAAATTTGAGTTTCCCATAAACACCATTTCCGGAAATTGCTGCACTAGCTTCCTGGCATATCACATATACAATTACAACCTCATCATATGCAAGTGGCACATCTCATATATGAATCATCTAGCGCAACTTCTGAAGATGGGAAACCACGTATCTAGAACCAATTACGGAAACAGTACCTTGTATCCTCTCAGATCAGATTCCATTATATCTACTACTTCAAATTTCCATCCTTTCTTTTGTGAGTATCTCTCATACCTGTCCAAATTCAAgttcttcaaaggataagtctTGACCGTCTAGGACTTCACATCATTATAAAATCCGAGAAACTTCTTTTCAACTTACATCTTGAATATGTCCATTGCAAACAAGGAAGCCTCTTCACCTCCAGTTCCTGCTTACACATTTAAACAAGCAACTTGTGAAGTTGATCCCTACCAAAATCCCTTGAGTCTGCATTGAAACACCATAAAGTATACAACTATTACCTGCTCTCACCTCTAAAATGCAACCCCTCTCATCAGCATCATCTCTAGGAAGTAATGACTTCAGAAGCAACTGCTGtaatcttttctcttcttttaccGCCTGGTCCAATTCCTCAGTTACCATATCGAGCATGTCTCTGTCTTTTAGAGATTCATCCATCATGGTTT
Protein-coding sequences here:
- the LOC115756242 gene encoding peptide chain release factor 1, mitochondrial, with product MGRNSRFLWRKLMWATREIEALPANPQIRASFQRSPIARASLSLSRFCSTEAQPHSSPDLIKIMEQRLSAIEHRSAFLQSLINQPEASPTEYSKANKELRKLRDSMELINELRTKQKDIDGLKTMMDESLKDRDMLDMVTEELDQAVKEEKRLQQLLLKSLLPRDDADERGCILEVRAGTGGEEASLFAMDIFKMYERYSQKKGWKFEVVDIMESDLRGYKEASAAISGNGVYGKLKFESGVHRVQRVPVTEKSGRVHTSAVSVAILPQANEVDVQLRNEDLRIDTYRSGGSGGQHANTTNSAVRITHIPSGMVVSIQDERSQHMNKAKALKVLCARLYELERSRIHLDRSKLRSEQIGSGDRSERIRTYNFPQGRVTDHRVGITHHAIDDMLQGGILDAFIDALLLRQEMDAIASFSSTSDP
- the LOC115756240 gene encoding uncharacterized protein LOC115756240, with amino-acid sequence MKRHSSWNIALFVGSMMMLLGPIATVAQYESAVGDPGMRRDGLRVAFEAWNFCNEVGIEAPGMGSPRAADCFDLSGRHRHRKSARFHKNVTLRHKVTEVDNRLGLGSSFPGLSTDVLNNANLYAAHKELYLGSLCEVQDIPKPWHFWMIMLKNGNFDTNSGLCPQNGKKAAPFSPGKFPCFGIGCMNQPILNHRQTQILGNGTMRGGFNGTYELGADVTDGIDDISFYEVIWEKKIGAGSWVFHHKLKTSKKYPWLMLYLRADATKGFSGGYHYDTRGMLKTLPESPNFKVRMTLDIKRGGGPKSQFYLIDIGSCWKNNGEPCNGDVLTDVTRYSEMIINPKTRSWCSPTSLGSCPPYHITPDNKRIHRNDTDNFPYSAYHYYCAPGNAKFLESPASTCDPYSNPQAQELVQLLPHPAWAGYGYPATQGDGWIGDGRTWELDVGGLSSRLYFYQDPDTTHARRIWTSLDVGTEIFVSDKDEMAEWTLSDFDVLLTST